From the Leptospira perdikensis genome, the window TCAGATCTTCCGCAATTTGAGAAGCAGTCAGTCGGTAATGATCCAAAACCTGATTCCTTTCTCCATGGTGGATGGGTTCTGGTGGCAATGCAAAGGTCTTTAGAAATTTACTTAAGAAGTCAGAAGGAATTTCATTCAAAAGAAAACCAGAGGCACCGGCATGGATATAACTTTCATCCAGAATCACAAACCGTTTGTTTTTTTCAATTTGTCCATGGACAAGTTCCGTATCATAAGGCCGTAACCAAAAAAGATCTACAACCGAAACAGAGATTCCTTTTTGTTTCAAAATCCCCGCTACAGCGGTTGCGATTGGCAACATAAACCCAACAGACAAAATGAGTAAATCCTCTCCTTCAGTTACTAACTTCCCTTTCGCTTTCGTTACAGGAAGAGGAGAATCAAACTTTAACTCGCGTAAGTCACCGTTATCTTTTGGGAAACGAATCGCAATCGGATGTTCTGTATAATCCTTCATAAAATGAAGACTATCGATAATGTCTTGTGCGGAACTTGGAACAATGATATCCATATTCGGAAGGCCCGCCAAATACCCAAGATCTGATAAACCTTGGTGGGTTTCGCCGTCTGGTCCCACAATCCCTGCTCGATCAATCACAAACCGAACCGGTAAATTCATAAGAGAAACATCTTCTACAAGTTGGTCCATCGCCCTTGTCAAGAAGGTGGAATAGATACACATATAAGGAATGGCACCGCCACTTGTCATTGCACCCGCAAATGCTACCGAGTGCTGTTCGGCGATTCCCACATCAAACGTATGTGTTGGATAAGTTTCTTGGTAATCCCGAAGTCCTGATCCTTCGATCATCGCCGGAGTGATGACAGCAATTCGTTTGTCTTTGTCTGTTAAATCGGTAAGTGTTTTTCCAACAATTTTAGAAAGACTGATTTTATTGGAATCGGCAGAAGCCATTTTCCCCGACTCTTTGTTAAACGGTGTGACACCATGATATTTGATGGGATCCGCTTCTGCAGGTTTGTATCCCTTTCCTTTTTGTGTTAATACGTGTAAAAGGATAGGTCCTTGGATTTTAGAAAGGTTCTGCAACATATGAACCACACGATTCACATCGTGACCATCAATGGGTCCAAAATAAGTAAATCCCAAATCTTCAAAAAGTCCACCGGGACGCATCATAAAATGTTTAAAAGAGGTTTCCATATTATGAGCAAGCGCTTGTAATGCGGGCCCAATGAGTGGAATCCATTTTAAAAAACCGTAAAATGCCGTTTTACCTTTGTTATAGATTTGAGAAGAAATGATACGATTCAGATAATTAGAAATGGAACCCACGTTTTTGGAAATCGACATATAGTTATCATTTAAAATGACTAACATATTCGGTTTGATATGACCACCGTGGTTCATAGCTTCGAGAGCCATTCCTGTGGCGATGGAGGCATCCCCAATCACTGCAGCCACCTTATAATCTTTTCCGAGTAAGTCACGGGCGCAGGCCTCACCAAGTGCTTGAGAAATGGATGTCCCTGCATGACCTGTATTGTACAAATCGTATTCGGATTCTTCGCGTTTTGGAAAACCGGAAAGACCCAACCATTTACGAACGGTAGGGAGTTCTTTTTTTCGGCCTGTTAGGATTTTATGAGGATAGGTTTGGTGACCTACGTCCCAGATGATTTTGTCAGTCGGAGTTTGGAACACATAGTGAAGGGCAACGGTAAGTTCCACAACACCTAAGTTACTAGCAAAATGCCCTCCCACGTCGGAGAGGGTGTCGATGATGTATTCCCGAAGGTCATGGCAGACCTCGGGGAGTTCTGCTTCTGTTATCTTTCTAAGGTCTTCCGGAAATTGGATTTTGTCGAGATAAGGATAAGATGGCATGTAAACTTCATGTTGCCGCCTTTTGGAGTGGCCGCTTCATTTTCTCCATATCTTCTGGGTTTGTGATTCCAAGCAATTCGTAAATCCGAACAGGTTGGGTTTTTCCTTTTACTCGCACTAAATCCAGTTCCCGAGCAACCACTCGGTCTTTCACTTTTTCGTAAGTATACTCAGAGATGATCACATTTGTGGTGTACATTTTATTGGACCCTTCCAATCGGGATCCTAGGTTGATTGTGTCTCCCATACAAGTGTATTCCATCCTGTGTGAAGATCCCATATTCCCCACAACGGCTGGGCCAGAATTCAGACCACATCCAATATCGATCACAGGAACATTTCGTTCTGCCCATTTTTGTTGGAGGACTTTTAAATAATCCAATTGTACGAGAGATGCAACACAAGCATAGTACGCATGGTCTTCTAATGGAACTGGTGCTCCCCAGAATGCCATAATCGCATCACCCATATATTTATCTATGGTTCCCTTGTATTCAATGATGATGTCCGTCATTGCCGATAGGTATTCGTTCAGTAACTTTACCAAATCTTCCGGACCCAACTGTTCAGAAATCGTTGTGAATCCTCGAACGTCGGAGAAGAAAATAGTAATCTCCCTTTTGGATCCACCAAGAGCCAAATTGTCTGGGTGTTTGAGGAGTTCATCCACAACGTCTTTAGATACGAATTTAGAGAAGGTTTGACGAATGTATTTTACGTTCTCTTCTTCTGTTAAGATTCTAAATCCAATGATGGCCACAAAAACCACAATCTGTTCGATCGTTACCGAAGGAAGGACAGTGATGAGGTTGAAGGTTTGGAATATATACAACGCAGCCACAACATAAAGTAAAAGTTGGGTCAACATAATCGCAAAACCAATATGTGTTTTTACTCGTGGTTGTAAAAAACCAATCATCACACCAAGAGCCACATAAATCAAAAAGATTCCCCAGTTTGGAACTGTGGAAAGGAAATCTTGGTTTAAGATGGTGTTTACTGCGTGAGCGTGGTGTTCAATTCCTGACATATCACCAAACGGAGATAAGTGGGAGTCTTTAGAAGCTCCACGCCCCGTTGCATAATACATCGCCACAAGAAAGATTTTGTTGCTGATTTGGTTTGCTTCGAGTAACTCAGCGTCCCAATCATTCGTAACTTCAAAAATTTCGTTTTGTTTGAAGGAATAACGTCCGCCGACAAAGTTGATTTCCATTTGACCTTCCCAGTCAATAGGAATCACAACTTCTCTTTTTTCATTCGGAACTTGCATCACATCTCTTTCTTCAAACTTTCGTTCTTTGATGTTGAACTCACGAATGATCTTTTTCGGGATATTGGACAATTTAATATAATGTCCCATGTTGACTTCTACATCTCTTTGAACGTCGATACCGTAGTATTTGCAAACAATGAGTAAGTCGATGGATGGGAAGTATTCAGTTTCTCTTTCTCTGCCTGAATTATAAACCTTTACCACAAGTGGCATTTTACGATTCAAACCGGACTCATCTTTTTTTACGTTCGCAAAACCAAGACCAGCGGACAACTCAGCAATGGGTTCAATCGGAGGTTGAGGAAACTTAACCCAAGAAATCCCTGCATCGTTTTCATCGATGACATTTTTCAATTGAAACTTACGGAGGATATCAATTCGTTTTTCTAAATTGAGAACCGCTTCTTTCGATTCTGCACTGACTTCCATTGGAAAGTCGAAGAGGACATTCCGGTTCTTTTGAAGAGCAGCTGCCATCTCTTCCGTTTGACCGGGTTTGTAATCTACGAAGAAAATATCGAACATCAGTATGTTGTTTGATTCTTTAAATGTTTCTATGATGTCTGCGTAATAACTCCAAGGTAAAGGCCAAGTACCTTGTAATTTTTCGAGTGATTCTGTTGTGATACCAATGATATTGATATCCTTACGGGCCTTAGCTGGTGGTTGGAACTGAATGTATTCAATACGACCCGTGTCCCCTTCACTTTCTGTTTTTGTATTGGAGCCACGTAAAAATTGGAATCTTGTGGAAACGGAATTTTCTTCCAAATCTTTGAGTGGTTGGAAGGTATTTACCATTGCATACATAAAAATGGCAATTACATAAGACAACCAAATGGCACCTGACTTTTGTTTGTCCTTGGATACCTTTGCAATGGTTTTATAAACAAAGTAAGAGGAAACAAGTAAGGCGAGTAAACCACCGATAAGGAAGGAAAATTCATATTCCCATCCTGTCATGATGACAGAAATGATCACACCGAGTGTTCCTAGGGTGGCAACAGTAACACTGAGATAGTCCAAAATCGAAAGTGATTTTGATTCTTTGTCGGACATAGAGCCTCTTTATTCGTTTGGGAATTTCCGACCATTTTCCCGGAATTTTTAAAGAGACTCAAATGTTTTTGAAAGATTCAGGAAAAAAATTTAGGAAATTGATGCCCTGATCTTTGAAATGTAATCCGCCAGTGCCGTAACTGTTTTGGTTTTGTCCGATCCGTTTTCTTCGATGACCCTTTGGATGGCAGAACCAATGATGATTCCGTCCGCATACTGAGAAATTTGGTTGGCTTGGTCGGGAGTGGAGATTCCAAACCCAGCACAAATCGGCAATTGGATGGTATCTTTTAAGAATTTGATTCTTTCTTTCAAATCGACCGAAAACTCTCGTCTTTCCCCTGTCACCCCAAACGAAGTCACATAGTAAATGAAACCGGAAGATGTTTTGCTAAGAGCTTGGATCCTCTTTTTTTCGGAAGCCGGAGTGACCAAATGGATGAGATCCATATCCCGTACTTTTAGTTCTCGAAACAAAGTTTCACTTTCTTCTGTATCAAAAGGTAAGTCAGGAATCACAAGTCCAACAATTCCTGATTCCTTGGCTCGGTCTAAAAATTTCGTAATCCCACAATGATAAATGGGATTGAAATAAGTTAGGTAAACAAGAGGAGTCTCAGGTTTGTGATCATGAATGGCTTTTGTAACCCGAAAGATTTCATCAAAAGAAAAACGATTTTTTAAAGAACGAGCTGCTGCCCTTTGGATGACGGGACCATCGGCAACAGGGTCAGAAAAAGGAATTCCGAGTTCCAAAATATCAGCCCCATTGTCTAAAATGGTTTTTCCAAATTCGATAGAATCATTATAGTTTGGATCCCCTAAGGTAAAATAAGGGATAAACGCGGATTTAAAACGCCCACTCTCAAATAAAGATTTTATTTTACTCATTTATTTTCTTTCACCTAAAAGTCGCAAAACTTCCGTTACGTCCTTATCACCCCGACCAGAAAGACAAATGACTAAATCTTTTTTCTTTCCTAAATCTTTGGCAACGTCCCGTGCCACATGAAAAGCATGAGCTGTCTCCAGTGCTGGAATGATTCCTTCCACACGAGTGACCTCCAGAAAAGAATCTAACGCTTGTTCATCTGTTACCATTCGGTAATCCACTCTACCCGTTTGGGAAAGATAAGCATGTTCTGGTCCCACACCCGGATAATCGAGTCCTGCGGAAACAGAATGTGCTGGAACAATTTGACCAAATTCATCTTGAATGATGAGAGTTTTTGTTCCATGTAAAAATCCTGTTTTTCCATAGGTTAAGGTCGCAGAATGTTCTCCTGGTTTTGGACCAAGTCCACCTGCTTCCGCTCCATAGATTGCGACTTGTTTGTCTTTTAAAAATGCATGGAACATTCCAATGGAATTGGATCCCCCACCCACACAAGCCACGATCGCATTGGGAAGTTTTTTGTTTCGTTTTTTAAACTCCGATCTTGCTTCTGATCCTATAAAAGATTGGAAGTCACGAACAATCATCGGGAAAGGGTGTGGCCCAATGGCAGACCCAACAATGTAATGAGTTGTAGATACATTGAGTGCCCAGTCTCTCATAGCTTCGCTTGTGGCTTCTTTGAGAGTGGCTTCTCCTGCAGTGACTGGAAGAATTTTAGCACCTAACATTTCAATTTTTTTAGCATTGAGGTTTTGTCTTTCAACGTCAACAGCACCCATGTAAACAACAGTTTCCATTCCAAACATGGCACCAACAGTTGCAGTTGCGAGACCATGTTGGCCCGCTCCTGTTTCTGCGATGATCCGTTTTTTTCCCATGAAACGTGCGATAAGCGCCTGCCCAATGGCATTATTAATTTTATGTGCGCCGGTATGATTTAAATCTTCGCGTTTGAGCCAGATACGAGCACCTCCCCATAGTTTGGTGAGACGTTCAGCATAAGTCAGAGGACTAGGTCTTCCGACGTAGTTCTTTAAATAGTATTCGAGTTCTTTTTTGAACTTTTTACTTTTCTTTAACTTGTGATAGGTGGATTCAAGTTCTTCTAATGCTTCCGTTAAAATCTCAGGAGAGTAACGGCCACCGAATTCACCAAAATATCCAGGTAGGTTTTTGCCCATATATCCCAAGATGAGAGGATGGGCGAATATGAAAACTGCTTCTTTTGTGGGGGATGGGGGTTTTTGGGTACAGTCTCCCCGCCCTGATTTAAGGGTGGGGAACTAGACCCGCCACCCAATGGCTTCCTTCTATCACAAAGCCCTAATTCTTGCGACCCCTTCTCCCGATTTTAAAGAAAAAATCCGAAGAAGTTCATGTTCCTACTTGCTCGACAGCTTTCTCAAGGGTCTCGTGAAGGGCCCGAATTTGTTTTTGTAGTTTTCCTACCAAATCTTCATTCGTTGTAAAAGCTACGGTCTCTTCTGACATCGATTTTCGATCAAGGATCGTGATTTCCCCTTTTTCCAAAAATCCTTTTCCAAGAGTGAGTCTGATGGGAAAACCAATTAGTTCTGAATCCTTGAATTTAAAACCAGGCCCTAAGTCACGGTCATCCCAGAGAACTTCAATTCCTGCTGCCATTAAGGCATTGTAGATGGATTCAATTTTTGCAATATCCTCTGGATTTTTAGCGATACTCACCAAACAGACAGTAAATGGTGCAATGGATACTGGCCAAAAAATCC encodes:
- the trpA gene encoding tryptophan synthase subunit alpha, whose amino-acid sequence is MSKIKSLFESGRFKSAFIPYFTLGDPNYNDSIEFGKTILDNGADILELGIPFSDPVADGPVIQRAAARSLKNRFSFDEIFRVTKAIHDHKPETPLVYLTYFNPIYHCGITKFLDRAKESGIVGLVIPDLPFDTEESETLFRELKVRDMDLIHLVTPASEKKRIQALSKTSSGFIYYVTSFGVTGERREFSVDLKERIKFLKDTIQLPICAGFGISTPDQANQISQYADGIIIGSAIQRVIEENGSDKTKTVTALADYISKIRASIS
- the trpB gene encoding tryptophan synthase subunit beta — protein: MGKNLPGYFGEFGGRYSPEILTEALEELESTYHKLKKSKKFKKELEYYLKNYVGRPSPLTYAERLTKLWGGARIWLKREDLNHTGAHKINNAIGQALIARFMGKKRIIAETGAGQHGLATATVGAMFGMETVVYMGAVDVERQNLNAKKIEMLGAKILPVTAGEATLKEATSEAMRDWALNVSTTHYIVGSAIGPHPFPMIVRDFQSFIGSEARSEFKKRNKKLPNAIVACVGGGSNSIGMFHAFLKDKQVAIYGAEAGGLGPKPGEHSATLTYGKTGFLHGTKTLIIQDEFGQIVPAHSVSAGLDYPGVGPEHAYLSQTGRVDYRMVTDEQALDSFLEVTRVEGIIPALETAHAFHVARDVAKDLGKKKDLVICLSGRGDKDVTEVLRLLGERK
- the dxs gene encoding 1-deoxy-D-xylulose-5-phosphate synthase is translated as MPSYPYLDKIQFPEDLRKITEAELPEVCHDLREYIIDTLSDVGGHFASNLGVVELTVALHYVFQTPTDKIIWDVGHQTYPHKILTGRKKELPTVRKWLGLSGFPKREESEYDLYNTGHAGTSISQALGEACARDLLGKDYKVAAVIGDASIATGMALEAMNHGGHIKPNMLVILNDNYMSISKNVGSISNYLNRIISSQIYNKGKTAFYGFLKWIPLIGPALQALAHNMETSFKHFMMRPGGLFEDLGFTYFGPIDGHDVNRVVHMLQNLSKIQGPILLHVLTQKGKGYKPAEADPIKYHGVTPFNKESGKMASADSNKISLSKIVGKTLTDLTDKDKRIAVITPAMIEGSGLRDYQETYPTHTFDVGIAEQHSVAFAGAMTSGGAIPYMCIYSTFLTRAMDQLVEDVSLMNLPVRFVIDRAGIVGPDGETHQGLSDLGYLAGLPNMDIIVPSSAQDIIDSLHFMKDYTEHPIAIRFPKDNGDLRELKFDSPLPVTKAKGKLVTEGEDLLILSVGFMLPIATAVAGILKQKGISVSVVDLFWLRPYDTELVHGQIEKNKRFVILDESYIHAGASGFLLNEIPSDFLSKFLKTFALPPEPIHHGERNQVLDHYRLTASQIAEDLILSLKK
- a CDS encoding adenylate/guanylate cyclase domain-containing protein yields the protein MSDKESKSLSILDYLSVTVATLGTLGVIISVIMTGWEYEFSFLIGGLLALLVSSYFVYKTIAKVSKDKQKSGAIWLSYVIAIFMYAMVNTFQPLKDLEENSVSTRFQFLRGSNTKTESEGDTGRIEYIQFQPPAKARKDINIIGITTESLEKLQGTWPLPWSYYADIIETFKESNNILMFDIFFVDYKPGQTEEMAAALQKNRNVLFDFPMEVSAESKEAVLNLEKRIDILRKFQLKNVIDENDAGISWVKFPQPPIEPIAELSAGLGFANVKKDESGLNRKMPLVVKVYNSGRERETEYFPSIDLLIVCKYYGIDVQRDVEVNMGHYIKLSNIPKKIIREFNIKERKFEERDVMQVPNEKREVVIPIDWEGQMEINFVGGRYSFKQNEIFEVTNDWDAELLEANQISNKIFLVAMYYATGRGASKDSHLSPFGDMSGIEHHAHAVNTILNQDFLSTVPNWGIFLIYVALGVMIGFLQPRVKTHIGFAIMLTQLLLYVVAALYIFQTFNLITVLPSVTIEQIVVFVAIIGFRILTEEENVKYIRQTFSKFVSKDVVDELLKHPDNLALGGSKREITIFFSDVRGFTTISEQLGPEDLVKLLNEYLSAMTDIIIEYKGTIDKYMGDAIMAFWGAPVPLEDHAYYACVASLVQLDYLKVLQQKWAERNVPVIDIGCGLNSGPAVVGNMGSSHRMEYTCMGDTINLGSRLEGSNKMYTTNVIISEYTYEKVKDRVVARELDLVRVKGKTQPVRIYELLGITNPEDMEKMKRPLQKAAT